A single window of Gossypium arboreum isolate Shixiya-1 chromosome 13, ASM2569848v2, whole genome shotgun sequence DNA harbors:
- the LOC108464406 gene encoding protein LNK1-like, which yields MSDFLYELEDNVWDEFGASAIDDHIVPRTVDEYGAQFKIQGDCRTKPQHEVIGVARNADNTAKYGILGKKKKGIHTLTKNKMLEKYPWSHSSDGIFPTSGDNDSLKEVTGMVSGDPMMSSQGLKTGDIDSVSSDFCAEDPVLVDNCATEDNNIYRFPLNHTSDTNDDLRFFNNNHEDKENSDLLCYAWGDIGNFEDVDQMFRSCDSTFGLGSLSNEDDLCWVSSSHATEGSQDVLKADAKLNGLPEHCATSRPDNAGPSTIDSYKKNVLLSDKISSLDTSGDNPGLADMSSLDVSNKESEIKDDLTPTEQISPQKRQSKQLRASGEETDHLLENGGSFHHYGNIKQFADVKHPFTDSSCQLFSPLDLQQHKQNRGPGSVSYGQASVHYMHLNNSGPSNQISRFPTLTSAKSENNGHPSTNESSCASNQAQSIESSRGLSFEVPDIITNEKMGKPFHQQETKAPVNGNINQARVESQIAFYDPVTVQKQVCQSEQDEGHSEVEGFSVGKQAESGFSNRQKSSCVGSLLGEVSLEATSFRQLQQVMEKLDIRTKLCIRDSLYRLARSAEQRHNCTDTKNGIRDDEDASGPLVAEETNKCTRFMDIETDTNPIDRSIAHLLFHRPSDPSIRPATDTTSLKSHGMILGSPTARPASAEKQIDHEENSAVSDNNR from the exons ATGTCTGACTTTTTGTATGAG CTTGAAGATAATGTTTGGGATGAATTTGGTGCTAGTGCTATCGATGATCATATAGTTCCTCGTACTGTTGATGAATATGGGGCTCAATTCAAAATTCAAGGGGATTGTCGAACAAAACCACAACATGAAGTGATTGGAGTTGCTAGGAATGCAGATAATACGGCTAAATATGGTATTTTGGGCAAGAAGAAAAAAGGCATTCATACTTTGACCAAGAACAAAATGTTGGAAAAATACCCTTGGTCTCACAGTTCTGATGGCATATTTCCCACTTCAGGTGATAATGACTCACTCAAAGAAGTTACGGGCATGGTTTCTGGTGATCCAATGATGTCCAGCCAGGGTCTCAAAACTGGTGATATAGATTCAGTTAGCAGTGATTTCTGTGCTGAAGATCCTGTCTTGGTTGACAACTGTGCTACAGAGGACAATAACATCTACCGTTTTCCGCTAAATCACACGTCTGATACTAATGATGATCTCAGATTTTTTAATAATAACCATGAAGACAAAGAAAACAGCGATCTCCTATGTTATGCCTGGGGAGatattggaaattttgaggatGTTGACCAGATGTTCag AAGTTGTGATTCAACGTTTGGGTTGGGGAGTCTCAGTAATGAAGATGATTTGTGCTGGGTTTCATCTTCACATGCTACTGAAGGATCTCAAGATGTGTTGAAGGCtgatgctaagttgaatggtttACCAGAGCATTGTGCAACTTCCAGGCCAGACAATGCCGGTCCTTCAACTATTGATTCTTACAAGAAAAATGTACTTCTAAGTGACAAAATAAGTTCCCTTGATACGAGTGGTGATAATCCTGGTCTTGCTGACATGTCTTCTTTGGATGTATCCAATAAAGAATCTGAAATTAAGGATGACTTGACACCCACTGAGCAG ATCAGCCCACAAAAAAGGCAGTCCAAGCAACTGAGAGCATCTGGAGAAGAAACAGATCATCTCCTCGAAAATGGTGGCTCTTTTCACCATTATGGTAATATCAAGCAGTTTGCAGATGTGAAGCATCCCTTTACTGATTCATCATGTCAACTCTTTTCCCCACTGGACCTTCAACAGCACAAGCAAAACAGGGGCCCTGGTTCTGTAAGCTATGGGCAGGCCAGTGTTCACTATATGCATCTCAATAACAGCGGTCCTTCAAACCAAATTTCAAGATTTCCAACTCTAACTAGTGCCAAATCTGAAAATAATGGGCATCCTTCGACAAACGAGTCATCTTGTGCATCGAATCAGGCACAGTCCATAGAGAGCTCTCGGGGTCTTTCATTTGAGGTTCCTGACATTATAACGAATGAGAAGATGGGAAAGCCATTTCATCAACAAGAAACAAAAGCCCCAGTCAACGGGAATATCAACCAGGCAAGAGTGGAAAGTCAGATTGCATTTTATGATCCAGTCACTGTTCAAAAGCAGGTCTGTCAGTCTGAACAGGACGAAGGTCATAGTGAAGTTGAAGGATTTAGTGTAGGGAAGCAAGCAGAATCAGGTTTTTCAAACAGGCAGAAAAGCTCTTGTGTAGGTTCATTGTTGGGTGAAGTCTCACTAGAAGCAACCAGTTTTCGGCAGCTTCAACAAGTCATGGAAAAG TTGGATATCAGGACAAAACTGTGCATACGGGATAGTCTGTATCGCTTGGCTAGGAGTGCTGAACAAAGGCATAACTGCACAGATACGAAAAATGGCATTAGAGATGATGAAGATGCAAGTGGTCCATTGGTGGCCGAAGAAACAAACAA GTGCACTAGATTTATGGACATAGAAACTGACACAAACCCGATAGATAGATCCATAGCACACTTACTATTCCACAGGCCTTCGGATCCGTCTATAAGGCCTGCTACTGATACCACTTCTCTAAAGTCTCATGGCATG ATTCTTGGCTCCCCCACTGCTCGACCTGCCTCCGCTGAAAAGCAAATCGATCATGAAGAAAACAGTGCTGTTTCAGATAACAACAGGTAA
- the LOC108461093 gene encoding putative pumilio homolog 7, chloroplastic, translating into MKDDEEFEMLLDEIPHATSHHHHHHLHLQKKHDDNNIHHHVNGSFHGMYGLMYDGTSSHYHKHTCVSPVSGFSLHSDGSSSSLFSNDGQQSLSENGSPTPPALEDLKPHLPNALLMDSAVRNKGGSEGGLIGELGLCRNRSKMYISNDQEKVDPSFRDFVGIQPTVPMSVPLNFNCGFNMAFSNDALGPHQGMSCLNGAMRSPWQKGDSVLNLSTSLSKLSVNDALVHGSPRLIQATPHVSVENLLHHGLPSPSNGMVRAHSHARIPQEGLEAFATEDSFIIQGKGLNYMINKGIDCCSREQNKGSLQEVGANKHQERRSLSSQLDGWSQIAAVCGNVKNAKLYSHFSLPPKCNSLAEARGYIYLIAKDQHGCRFLQRVFDEGSQLDVQIIFKEIIDHVVELMMNPFGNYLMQKLLEVCNEEQRMQILLMVTEEPGQLVRISLNTHGTRVVQKLIETLKTRQQISLVISVLEPGFLSLIKDLNGNHVVQRCLQCLSSEDNKFIFVAAAKYCVDIATHQHGCCVLQRCISHSTGEYREKLVEEISTNGLLLAQDAYGNYVVQFILELKIPSATSTLVSQFQGNYVHLSSQKFSSHVVEKCLAVLNDESRSRIIRELLSATHFERLLQDPHANYVVQTALRVSEGPLHNSLIEAIESRKAISRNSPYSKRIFSQKLLKK; encoded by the exons ATGAAGGATGATGAGGAGTTTGAAATGTTGTTAGATGAGATCCCTCATGCAACATcacatcatcatcaccatcatCTTCATCTGCAAAAAAAACATGATGATAATAATATTCATCACCATGTGAATGGGTCATTTCATGGCATGTATGGTCTTATGTATGATGGTACATCAAGTCATTATCATAAGCATACATGTGTTTCTCCTGTAAGCGGTTTCTCTTTACACTCAGATGGTTCTTCCTCGAGTCTGTTTTCTAATGATGGACAGCAGTCTTTGTCTGAAAATGGATCACCAACTCCACCGGCATTAGAAGACCTTAAGCCACACTTGCCTAATGCACTGCTGATGGATTCAGCTGTTAGGAACAAGGGTGGCAGTGAGGGTGGCTTGATTGGTGAATTGGGTCTTTGTAGAAACCGTAGTAAAATGTATATTAGCAACGATCAAGAAAAAGTTGATCCCAGTTTTAGAGATTTTGTGGGAATTCAACCCACTGTTCCAATGAGTGTTCCATTGAATTTCAATTGTGGGTTTAATATGGCATTTTCCAACGATGCTTTGGGTCCTCACCAGGGAATGAGTTGTTTGAATGGTGCAATGAGATCTCCATGGCAGAAAGGTGATTCTGTATTGAATTTAAGCACTTCTTTGAGTAAACTTTCAGTGAATGATGCTTTGGTCCATGGTTCTCCCAGGTTGATTCAAGCAACCCCTCATGTAAGTGTTGAAAATCTGCTACATCATGGGCTACCATCACCATCCAATGGGATGGTTAGAGCACATTCTCATGCTAGAATCCCACAAGAAGGTCTTGAGGCTTTTGCTACTGAGGATAGTTTCATTATCCAAGGAAAGGGTTTAAATTACATGATCAATAAGGGAATTGATTGTTGTTCAAGGGAGCAAAACAAAGGTTCTCTGCAGGAGGTTGGTGCGAATAAGCATCAAGAAAGAAGGTCATTATCGTCACAGCTCGATGGTTGGTCTCAAATTGCAGCCGTTTGTGGAAATGTTAAGAATGCTAAGTTATATAGCCATTTCTCTTTGCCACCTAAGTGTAACTCTTTGGCAGAAGCTCGCGGATACATATACTTAATAGCGAAAGACCAACATGGCTGTAGGTTCTTACAACGGGTATTCGATGAGGGTTCCCAACTGGATGTGCAAATAATATTTAAGGAGATCATTGATCATGTGGTTGAACTTATGATGAACCCTTTTGGGAATTACCTCATGCAGAAGTTATTGGAAGTGTGTAATGAAGAACAGAGAATGCAGATTCTGTTAATGGTTACAGAAGAACCAGGGCAACTTGTTAGAATATCTCTCAACACTCATGG CACTCGTGTAGTTCAAAAGTTGATCGAGACTCTCAAAACCAGGCAGCAAATTTCACTGGTTATATCAGTACTTGAGCCTGGGTTTCTATCTCTCATCAAGGACCTGAACGGAAATCATGTCGTGCAGCGTTGCTTGCAATGTCTTAGCAGTGAAGATAACAAG TTTATCTTTGTAGCTGCCGCAAAGTATTGCGTTGATATTGCAACTCATCAGCACGGCTGTTGCGTTTTGCAACGATGTATTAGCCATTCAACTGGTGAGTATCGAGAAAAGTTGGTTGAAGAAATATCCACCAATGGGCTTCTACTAGCACAGGATGCATATGG AAATTATGTTGTTCAGTTTATCTTGGAGTTAAAAATCCCATCTGCCACTTCAACTTTGGTTTCTCAATTTCAAGGGAACTATGTACACCTCTCATCGCAAAAGTTCAGCAGTCATGTGGTTGAAAAGTGTCTCGCGGTATTAAATGACGAGAGCCGGTCAAGAATCATCCGTGAATTGCTCTCTGCAACTCACTTCGAACGGTTGCTACAAGATCCTCATGCAAACTATGTTGTGCAAACTGCTCTCCGTGTTTCTGAG GGACCTCTGCACAACTCTCTCATCGAAGCAATCGAGTCCCGTAAGGCAATCTCGCGCAACAGCCCATATTCCAAGAGGATTTTCTCTCAGAAGCTTCTGAAGAAGTAA